DNA from Rhipicephalus microplus isolate Deutch F79 chromosome 5, USDA_Rmic, whole genome shotgun sequence:
ccttcttcctcttctaaccacagCCACTACCACCACGCTGCGGCTGCGATGAACCTCTCAACCCATTCCCCTCATTCTCAgctcctcctccccccccccccctcgatggGAGACCCTCCGCAGAGGAGGTCGTGACCCTCCGCACGCCAAAGACGGGCGCGAGCGAGCCGCTGGGGGATAacgtgaaagtttttttttttttctttacagaaGCACCCTTGCCTACACGAAAGGCAAATGGCACTCCCCATTCTACTGGTTCCCAAGTCACGCACGTTTCTagagcactgcgccgtgctccctaccgggcggcagaaattaggcgcccttttcctcttctaaccactgcGACCGCCACCATTCAGTTGTCTGCCCACTCATTGTGGTGGTTGGTTCTTTGGAAGGTGCGAGTCACCTCCGCCAGGCAGACAACCTGTCTGGCTGACGGCGCCGCATATTTCAGCCCAGCCTGCTAGAAAGACCTTCACCCTTTTCGTCCCCCATCGTTCCCTTTCGGCAAAAGCGTTGTGAACATTTCACTCAGTAGCTTCCGTCGTTACCTTTCCCCAAAAGCTTCCAGAGCTAGAGCATTAGATAACGTATCAAAACTACTGCGCACGTCTTTTGCTTCTAATTTTGTCGCACCAAAAGGCCCTACGCCGCCCCAGCTAGCGCAGCACTGAAAGCACCCAATAAGACCTGAGAGCACGCGTACCAAGAAGCAAGAACAAGTAATGAGGCAAGGATTCTGGTCATTTTGCTTGTTTGGCACTTTTCTGTAATCACGAAGGCAGCGCCCCCGCTGAGAGTGGCGCCGAAATTCAGAAAAACGAAAACACGATGTTGGTAGTTTCTTCGCTTCGACTGAGTGAACACACGTGTCATTGTGAAGTGTGCAGTATTGGTCGGCGGTGAATGCCGCTAGTGGGTgcttgtttcttttgtgtgtggaCAAAGATAGCATGAAGACACCGGTGAGCCTGTTCAAGTGATTTCGGTGTTCAAAATCAGGTGAGTGTGATGGTGTGAGAAGCGATAGACCAGCTTCGCGTGATTGCATATGAACGCCGTGGTAGCTATTTGGTGTCATGGATGACAGCTTCTCGCTGTCATAAATATTTTTCGCGGCCTCATCACAAATAGTTGCATGACGAGTAACTTACTGGGTGTGCTAAAATGTTTCTCGGGATTTTTCGTTTTACCTGCTGCAATTTTGTGCTAATGAGTGGTTACCGTGCGAAATCCGCCGCTATTCGGTGGTACGCGTTTTCATTTCTGGTCATGCCTTTCAATTTGGATTTGGGAACTGTCTTTGTCGTACGTATCAAGCGTTTGACGTTCACGCCTGGAGCACCTTTCTTAATTATCAAGTTGGCATTCTACAGTTGCAACAATTTGAAGCCAATACACGAAcgccttgccccgccgtggtggtctagtggctaaggtactcggctgctgacccgcaggtcgcgggatcgaatcccggctgcggcggctgcatttccgatggaggcggaaatgttgtaggcccgtgtgctcagatttgggtgcacgttaaagaaccccaggtggtcgaaattcatggagccctccactacggcgtctctcataatcttttggtggttttgggacgttaaaccccacttgtcaatcaatcaatcaatcaataaatcaacacGAACGGCTTGCTGTGCGGGTTGCGTGGTGTGTTGTTGCTTGTCCGTATGTAAAGGTCGCTTACTGCGTGTTGACATGTTGAATCGAGATAtacactttattttattttaacatAAAATTGAGGTAGCTTTATATCTggtttacctcttttttttttaattttcttgcaGACTCACGAGTCACAACTTCAGAGCTGAAGCTGCAATTTGGGCCAGATACGTGAAACATGAACGTCGGACATTTAGGGACCCCATGCCGAAGGACAATCGCTCGAAGATTTTGTAGCACGCCAATCAGGACATCTGACACCGCGGACAGTGAAGTGGCTGATGGAGACGTTTCCTCGTTTCTTTCCACCTTAGACAGTTTTGTGGAACAGTGCGACAGTTTCCTTCCTGCATGCCCGCAAGTCACATCTGAAAACGATGCTGCTGGAGTACGTGTAGAAGATGGGGAATATGCTTCTGGCAACGCAAGTTGCTCTCATGAGTGTTTTACCGAGTATTGTGAAGGACAAAGCTTGCCGGTGCGCGCATCTACCGCTCCGCAAGGTAACTACGTAGAGGATGACAGAATAGGTCCTTTTGGAGATGCTGATGACGTTCTAGCTCTCAGTCGTGAAGATGAGTGCATGGAAGATACCCTGTTGGAACAATATTCCTCGTCTTCTCAGAATTCGACTTGTTCCTCAACTAGGGCTTGTAAGGGCTCCATTGAAGATGCCAATGAAACTCTGGCCCTCAGCAGTGAAGATGAGTGTACAGAATCAACCAGGTTTAAACAATATGCTTCAGTTTCACAGCATTCAGTTTGTCCCTTAACTAGGGTTCAGTGCAGTGAACAAGGCTGTGGTCCTGGTCAGGGCAGTGAACATAATGACGAGCATGTGTGCAGGCAGCATGATGCCAATTTCGTAATCCTTAGCGAGCTAAATTGTGAGGATTCCTTGTCTTCATCACCAGATGCGCATACACATTTATTTGATCAAGAAAGTTTGCTTGTTTCTGAGAATTGTAGAGCAAAAACAACAGAGCACCATTACAGACAGCAGTATAAAAGCTTTCATGGCAGCTGTGTAAAATCAGTGAATTTTGCAAGTGAAACGTATCAACAGGAACCTAAAGCTGGGGAACTGAGCCATCAAACCTGTACTCGCACAGAAAGTGCGTATGAAAGCAAAACGTATTCCGAGGCTCCTCAGGCGAACAAAAGCAAGCAGCAGTACGACCCATTCAATGCAAGTTGTCGGGTGCAGAATGCTAGCGTTTCCTGCAGCTCCGTCTGCCCAGAAAAACTGGAAGAGCAGCAATATCCGGAGTATGTGGGAAGTTTTAATGAAAGTTGTGTCATGGAGGATGCTTCGACATTTAAGAAATATGAGGATGAACCATTTAAAGCAGAAAGTTTTGATGAAAGCTGTTTTATAGTGGATGCTTCCATGTTTAAGAAATATAAGGATGAACCATTAGAGGCAGGGAGTTTTGATGACAGCTGTATTATGGAAAATGCATCTACGTTTAAGAAGTATGATGATGTAGAAGAGATGAGAGCTAAAGAGTACGCACAAGGGTACAATGACAGTGGTGTCATGAATGATGTTTCTGTACCAAGAACAGATGCTACGACAAGGGAGAGAAATTTAGCATGTTCAGATAGCTTATGTCATATTCGTCAGAGCAAAGATAGCTGTGTACCTGGAGGACACGTGGTAATGCCTTGTGCGAACAAGTTGGCTGAACAAGTTGCACAATGCCCCACAATTTCTTCTCCTCAAGGAGTTCTTGTGCCTGATCAGAAAGGACTGTACGAATATAAGACTCAGTGTAACAGTGCTTATACACTGAACTCAAGTCCACAGCCTTCAGGCTCCCTTGGTATCTGTGAGAATACGCGTATGGGTGACAAACCAGCATCATGTGTCACGCCTCACGAACAACGTGGTAACCTGGCATCTGTTGAATCATTAGAGGATGTCGCTTCAGAAATCTCTAGGAATTTGTTGCGTTCAGAAGAAGCCGATAAGGCAAGTGACATCACACCGAAAAATTGCACTGTTGGTGAAAAACCTGAGCACTGCTTCTCGATTCAGGACCTCGCAGTTTCAAGTGAGCGAGTAGCTAGCGATGCGATTTTAAAACAACACTTAGAACAACATGCCAGTGCTAACAGCCCGGCTTATTTCACAGATGTTGTGCAGTCTGTCCAAGATATCTGTACCACTAGTTCATTATGTCATGAGGACATTGTGCAGGCAGTGCCAAAGTTTGAGGAGGCAGATAAAAAACCATTGGCTCCTTTGTCAGCAGCTAGTAATGATTTTGCAGCTTCTTCAAGTTTTACAGAGCATAAGCTTAAAAGCAACAGCATTGAGAGTGTTGCCGAGAGCAGTGAAAAAATTGAAATTGTTGTTCTTCCGGGACCTAACTCTAACAAAATTGACagtgtcgctgctgtagacaagGAGTGTAAGGAAACTTCAATGGCAGAGTGTTCTACCTCCAAGCCTGTGTTTCAATTGGATGATGGTCTGCAGTCCGAAGATATCTGTGAGGAAATTGAAATTTCTGATACTACACTGGTGGACGAAGCTGATGGAGCTGGAACTGATGGTGATACCTTCGTTCGTGAAGTGCAGTCACCTGTGGCATCACCAAAATCGGTAGAAGACCTCCAGCTAGTGCCACTAACTGCTGATAAGCCAAGCATGCTTCCTCTATCCAGCACTGGGGCATCTGGAGATGTTCTAGACCTGGATGTTGACACTGATGACACGCTTGTTGGTGAAGTGCAGTCACCTGTGCTATCAGTAAAATCTGTAAAACATTGCCAGCCAGCTTTGAAAAATGCAAATTCCTCAGTACCAGACGTGCCAGGACAACCATGTACGGATAAATCAGAGTGTGTCCTTCCTTGGGATTCTCCAATTCCCTCTACAGACACAAGCAGCCTTCCCCTGTGTGCACCTGTACCCCCTCTACTGGTATGTACATCAAGTGACGATGAGATATACATTCCTGAAGCTTTGGACATGCGTGAGAAACTAAACACTATTAGGCGGGGACTCGAACAGCACAAACCTGAAGGTCTAAATGCTCATTCGAGCTCCATCGTGCCGACCGATTTTAGCTCAGAACCACATTTGCCCATTGTGATGGCCCCAGAGACAAAAAACAGAGCCCCATTCACTAGTGAAGATCCCGCCGAAAACATGGACAACGAAAATCCAGATTGGGAAGCTGTTCGTCGCCTGACGACGGATGAGGAACGATACCAGGCAGTCCAAGCAGTCTGGCACAACGTTGAGATTCCAGACCCCCACAAAGAGCTGTCAACGTTCCACTATCGACAACGTACATTGCGCCTGAaacgtgcaaaaaagaaaaacacgccTTCCAAGTCTAAACGCCGAAAGCGCAAGGCATCACACAGCTCCCACAACGACCATTGTAGTAAACCAGCCAAGCGCCAGCGTTTGGACACAGACATTATTGACCTAAAGTTAAAGGAACTGAAACGAAAAAGGGAGAGGGATGTTACAAAAGTGCAAGAAACATTCAACGATGATATCAGGCAGCTCCACACGAGTTTGAGGACCCAGCAGGAGACGTACGCCTCACACGACCACGACGGGCGGTCTGACAGGCACCATAGGAGAGCGCACACAGAGCCATGGGACCTCCGCTACTTTTTGTCGCAAGAGCAGAGGATCTGCGAAGAGTTCAAAGCCAACGCACAGAACATAGAGAGTGAGTACATGACCAGGGAGCACAAACTTCTCAGCGCCAGAGAAGAAGTTCGGCGCGTCGACGATTTCTACGCTGGTCTGAGGGATAAAGACCCGCGACTGCTCTCCGAAAAACAAGTCAAGGAACACTTCAAGCTTGAAGAAATGCTGGGTCATTTTAAAATGGTTTACAGGGTACCGAATGAATGACTGCTGATGCTGGCGTGCCAGTGTGCTCTTAGAATGTTGATAGAAATGTGCAATGTGAAATGGTGCAATATACCTAATTTGGTTCCTGATTGTGCAATGACATCTGAAGCAGTGCTATAGCCAGAGGCttagcatttttttatttttcttatcgagtcattttttttttttcttttcgttcagTTTGTTAAATAAAGCATCGAATCATCACATCGTTTTTGTTCCATTTGAATGTTGCATATTAATACGACGCCGTTGCTGGCAGTATATTTCTATATAAAGAAAGGTTCAAGCATGGCCTTAGATTAACTGCACTCTCAGAACTATCGTGCATTGAGGCGTTGATTCTTAGAGGCGCAGTTTTATTCGTTCATCCGACGGTTTCATCTATCGCACCGACTTAAATTACGCGCTCTTTATGGGTAGCTTGAATTTCGATTTCGGAGCAACTGcgcgactgcaaaaaaaaaaagaaatccagcTGAAACATCCTATAACTACTTTTGTTCTAAATTCGttctgttttgttgtttttgcgcGGAAGTTTAATGTCACATGAAATAGCTTTGCAAGCAACGAGCTGCAGTTTGATGGCCAGGGGGCGCATGGGTCGTTTCTCGTTTCTTTCCCGATTGCCTTTTATCTCGCCGTCAACCACGCCTCGCGTCAAGCTGCGTTTAATTGCACCTATTATTGCTCGACCGGTGACACAGACTCGGTTTTCACAATGACGGACGCGGTAGACCCCGACAAGGCGACGAAAAAGTTGGTCCACGCCGGAATTCCTAAGGCGGAATGCCTGGTAAGTCTGGTCGA
Protein-coding regions in this window:
- the LOC119174895 gene encoding uncharacterized protein LOC119174895 codes for the protein MNVGHLGTPCRRTIARRFCSTPIRTSDTADSEVADGDVSSFLSTLDSFVEQCDSFLPACPQVTSENDAAGVRVEDGEYASGNASCSHECFTEYCEGQSLPVRASTAPQGNYVEDDRIGPFGDADDVLALSREDECMEDTLLEQYSSSSQNSTCSSTRACKGSIEDANETLALSSEDECTESTRFKQYASVSQHSVCPLTRVQCSEQGCGPGQGSEHNDEHVCRQHDANFVILSELNCEDSLSSSPDAHTHLFDQESLLVSENCRAKTTEHHYRQQYKSFHGSCVKSVNFASETYQQEPKAGELSHQTCTRTESAYESKTYSEAPQANKSKQQYDPFNASCRVQNASVSCSSVCPEKLEEQQYPEYVGSFNESCVMEDASTFKKYEDEPFKAESFDESCFIVDASMFKKYKDEPLEAGSFDDSCIMENASTFKKYDDVEEMRAKEYAQGYNDSGVMNDVSVPRTDATTRERNLACSDSLCHIRQSKDSCVPGGHVVMPCANKLAEQVAQCPTISSPQGVLVPDQKGLYEYKTQCNSAYTLNSSPQPSGSLGICENTRMGDKPASCVTPHEQRGNLASVESLEDVASEISRNLLRSEEADKASDITPKNCTVGEKPEHCFSIQDLAVSSERVASDAILKQHLEQHASANSPAYFTDVVQSVQDICTTSSLCHEDIVQAVPKFEEADKKPLAPLSAASNDFAASSSFTEHKLKSNSIESVAESSEKIEIVVLPGPNSNKIDSVAAVDKECKETSMAECSTSKPVFQLDDGLQSEDICEEIEISDTTLVDEADGAGTDGDTFVREVQSPVASPKSVEDLQLVPLTADKPSMLPLSSTGASGDVLDLDVDTDDTLVGEVQSPVLSVKSVKHCQPALKNANSSVPDVPGQPCTDKSECVLPWDSPIPSTDTSSLPLCAPVPPLLVCTSSDDEIYIPEALDMREKLNTIRRGLEQHKPEGLNAHSSSIVPTDFSSEPHLPIVMAPETKNRAPFTSEDPAENMDNENPDWEAVRRLTTDEERYQAVQAVWHNVEIPDPHKELSTFHYRQRTLRLKRAKKKNTPSKSKRRKRKASHSSHNDHCSKPAKRQRLDTDIIDLKLKELKRKRERDVTKVQETFNDDIRQLHTSLRTQQETYASHDHDGRSDRHHRRAHTEPWDLRYFLSQEQRICEEFKANAQNIESEYMTREHKLLSAREEVRRVDDFYAGLRDKDPRLLSEKQVKEHFKLEEMLGHFKMVYRVPNE